DNA from Pseudomonas putida:
GCCTGGTGGTCAGCCCCAACCCGTTCTACCAAATCTATGAAGGCGCGGCCCTGCTGGCAGGCGCCACGCCGCACTACCTGCCGTGCCTGGAAAGCAATGGCTTCAATCCTGACTTCGACGCCGTACCGGCCGAGGTTTGGAAGCGTTGCCAGATCCTCTTCCTGTGCTCGCCCGGCAACCCCACCGGCGCCCTGGTGCCGATGGATACCCTGAAGAAACTGATCGCCCTGGCCGATGAGCACGACTTCGTGATCGCCGCCGACGAGTGTTACAGCGAGCTGTACTTCGACGAAGACGCCCCGCCACCTGGCCTGCTCAGCGCCTGCGCCGAGCTGGGCCGCAGCGATTTCGCGCGCTGCGTGGTGTTCCACAGTCTGTCCAAGCGCTCCAACCTGCCAGGCCTGCGCTCCGGCTTCGTGGCCGGCGATGCCAAGATCATCAAGCCATTCCTGCTCTATCGCACCTACCACGGCTGCGCCATGCCGGTGCAGACCCAACTGGCAAGCGTCGCGGCCTGGCAGGACGAAGCCCATGTGCGCGAGAACCGCGACCAGTACCGGGCCAAGTACGACGCGGTGCTGGACATTCTCCAGCCCGTGATGGACGTGCAGCGTCCCGATGGCAGCTTCTACCTGTGGGCCAAGGTGCCCGGCAGCGATGCTGACTTCACCCGCGATCTGTTCGAAGCCGAGCATGTGACCGTGGTGCCGGGCTCGTATCTGTCTCGTGAAGCGGATGGGGTCAACCCAGGTGCTGGCCGCGTGCGCATGGCGCTGGTCGCACCGCTGGCCGAGTGCATCGAGGCGGCGGAGCGGATTCGCGCATTCCTGATGCGCTGAAATGGCGACACGCGCTTGAGCAATATGTACCGCACCTAGCCATTGGCGACAGGCAAAGCTCCGCAAACCTTTTCTCATTGCGGAGCTTTTCCCTTGAATTCACTGATCTTTCCTCGTCGACGCGCGCCCCTGGACATGCAACAAGCGCACGCCCTGGCGATCGCTGAAAACCCTCGCAACGCCGGCCCCGCGCCGCAGGCCAATCGCCGCAAACGCGCCCTTGCCGTACATGGCAAGCTATGGCGCCCAGGCCGTACGATTTGGGTCTCATTCCTGGGCTCGCCTAATCGGCGCCTGAAGACCGATATCTTCGACCTGGCCAGCCAATGGCTAGACCAATCCGACGCCAACCTGTCGCTCGAGCTTGCGCTGGATGACAACCCGCGGGCGCAGATCCGGGTACGTGCACACCCGTCGCTGGTGCACAACGAATCCCTGGTTGGCACCGACGCGCTGACGGCGAGGGGCGAAACCATGAACCTGAACGTTGTACCGGCACATCCCAGCTTCGAACATGTCGTGCTGCATGAATTCGGCCACGCCCTGGGCGCGGAGCACGAGCATCAGCACCCTGGGGCAAACATCCCCTGGAACCTGCCCGAGGTGCTGAAAAGCGTCACCGCGATACCGGGCTGGACCTACCAGCATGTGATGCAGGAAATGATCAGTACGCGGGATGACGTCGGCCTGATCAAGACCGACTACGATCCCGGCTCGGTCATGCACTATCCGGTTCCCCAGTCCTTCACCTTAGGCGACTGGGAAATAGGGCTGAACAGTGAGCTGAGCGAAAAAGACCTCGCGTTCATGCGCCTGGCCTATCCCCACGACTGATGGCCTCAGCGCACCTGGCCTAGGTTCGCCTCACTGAGGTCGAGTTCGCCCAGCACCTGGCGCACCACCTCATCGCCCACCAGATGCTGGCGATGCAGGTTGTACAGTTCAAGCCGCTGGGCGCGCAGCGCACGCAGGCGTAGGCGACGCTCCAGCAGGTCCATCTGCTCGGCCAGGGCTCGGGCCTCCGCCGAGTCGTTGTAGCTGTCCAGTTCATCGCGGTATTCGGCCATCAGACGCGCCTTCAACTCGGTGGCCAAGGTGGCCTGGGTTGCGTCCTGCGGGGCGCTGGTATCGATCACTTCCTCCGCCTCCAGCGCATGGATCGCCGCTTCTGCCGTCCGTCGCCAGGCCTCCTGGACCTCCTGGCGCAAGCGATCATCCGGGCTGCGGGTAACGCCGCGCAGCAGGACCGGCAAGGTGATCACCGCACAGATCAGCGACAGCAGGATCACCCCCGCGGCAATGAAGATGAGCAGGTCGCGCTCAGGGAAGGCTTTACCGGCCCCCATCAGCAAAGGTATCGACATCACACCGGCCAGGGTCACGGCACCGCGTACCCCACCCAAGGTCAGCAGCCAGCAGGAGCGCGCAGTCGGCAGCAGCACCAGCTCCGGCTTGCCGCGCCAGCGCCTCACCACACCGATCGCACGCCAGATGCTCTGCACCCAGATGAAACGCAACAGGATCAGTGCCGCGAAGATGGCCACCACGTCAAGGCAGCGCCAGGCCAACGTTGGCCATACCGCGGCTTCATCGGTGACCACGGCCTTGACGATGTCCGGCAACTGCAACCCCAGCAACAGGAAGATCAGGCCATTGAAGGCGAACTCCAGCAGCGACCAGACACTGCGATTGAGCAGGCGTGTGCTGGTCTGGCGCGGCAACAGGTCGAGCCAGCTCTGCATCATCCCCGCTGCCACCGCTGAGAGGATGCCCGACACTCCCAGGCGCTCGGCCAACACATAGGCGGCGAACGGCAGCAGCAGCATGAACACCACATGGGTCGCCGGATCGTCCCAGCCCCGGGTGATCATCCACATGCGCAGGCGCCCGACCAGCCAGCTCAGTACCACGCCCACACCCAGGCCACCCAGGGCGACAAGCACGAAAGTGAGGCTGGCATCGGCCAACGAAAACACACCGGTAATGGCCGCAGCCAGGGCGAACTTGAAGGTCACCAGACCCGAGGCATCGTTCATCAGCGCTTCGCCCTGGAGCATGTGCATCAGCGGCGTGGGCAGGCGGTCCTGGGTGATGGCCGATACCGCCACCGCATCGGTAGGCGACAGCACTGCCGCCAGGGCGAAGGCCACCGCCAGGGGAATGTTTGGCAGCAGCCAGTGAATGAAGTAACCGGCACCGACCACGGTGAACAGCACCAGCCCCACTGCCAGCGCCACCACCGGCCCGCGGATGCGCCATAGTTCACGCTTGGGCATGCGCCAGCCATCGGCGAACAGCAAGGGAGGCAGGAACAGAAACAGGAACAACTCCGGATCCAGCGCGACATGCAGCCCGAGGGTGGGCCAGGCCAGCAGCGCCCCGGCGCCAATCTGCACCAGCGGCAGTGGCAGCGGAATCACCCGCCCCACCAACTTCGACAAGCTCACCAGCATCAGCAGGATTAGAACGGTATAGGCTGACTGCATCGGCAAAGCTTCCTCTATGAACGGACAAACGACAGCGCAGGCGAGACATCGTCTTTGAAACAATATGTTAGCGGTGCTCCGCTAGCTTGAGCCGCTGCACGATAGTCGCAGCCGCCCGCCCAATATGTAACACAATGCTACCCACCTCGATGCGACAAGCCTGCGCGACCACAGCCGTGGCGCTCGATGGAACGATGCCGCATAATCCGGCGACTTACTTTCGGGAGAACATGGGGAGGATTGGGGAAGCCAATGATCCCCGATGAATTCAATGGCTTACACTCTCTACGGCATCAAAGCGTGCGACACCATGAAGAAGGCCCGTACCTGGCTTGACGAAAAAGCCGTCGGCTATGCCTTTCACGACTACAAGACCCAGGGCATCGACCGCGACAGCCTGAACCGCTGGTGCGACGAACATGGCTGGGAAGTGGTCCTCAACCGCGCCGGCACCACCTTCCGCAAGCTGGACGACGTCAGCAAGGCCGATCTCGACCAGGCCAAAGCCGTCGAACTGATGCTGGCCCAGCCTTCGATGATCAAGCGCCCCGTGCTCGATCTCGGTGACCGCACCCTGGTTGGCTTCAAGCCCGACCTGTACGCCGCGGCACTGGCCTGAACCGCCTTCGCTTCAACCCCTTATTCGCATGAGGTAATTGCATGTCCACTACCCTGTTCAGCCTGGCCTTCGGTGTCGGCACCCAGAACCGCCAGGGCACCTGGCTGGAAGTTTTCTACGCCCAGCCCGTCCTCGCCCCGAGCGCCGAGCTGGTCGCAGCCATCGCGCCGATCCTCGGCTACGAAGGTGGCAACCAGGCCATTGCCTTCAGCAACGCCCAGGCCGCCCAGCTCGCTGAAGCCGTCAAGGGCGTAGACGCCGCCCAGGCCGCGTTGCTGACACGCCTGGCCGAAAGCCACAAGCCACTGGTCGCCACCGTGCTGGCCGAGGACGGCGCCCTGACCTCCACCCCGGAGGCATACCTGAAGCTGCACCTGCTGTCGCACCGCCTGGTCAAGCCGCACGGTGTGAGCCTGGCCGGCATTTTCCCGCTGCTGCCGAACGTCGCCTGGACCAACCAGGGCGCGGTGGACCTGAGCGAGCTGGCCGAGCTGCAACTGGAAGCGCGCCTGAAGGGCGAGCTGCTGGAAGTGTTCTCGGTGGACAAGTTCCCGAAGATGACCGACTACGTGGTTCCGGCCGGCGTGCGTATCGCCGACACCGCGCGCGTGCGCCTGGGCGCCTACATCGGCGAAGGCACCACCATCATGCACGAAGGTTTCGTCAACTTTAACGCCGGCACCGAAGGCCCAGGCATGATCGAAGGCCGCGTCTCCGCAGGCGTCTTCGTCGGCAAGGGCTCGGACCTGGGCGGCGGTTGCTCGACCATGGGTACCCTGTCCGGTGGCGGCAACATCGTGATCAAGGTCGGTGAAGGCTGCCTGATCGGCGCCAACGCCGGTATCGGTATCCCGTTGGGCGATCGCAACACCGTGGAAGCTGGCCTGTACATCACCGCCGGTACCAAGGTGAACCTGCTGGACGAAAACAACCAGCTGGTCAAAGTGGTCAAGGCACGTGACCTGGCCGGCCAGACCGACCTGCTGTTCCGTCGCAATTCGCTCAATGGCGCGGTGGAGTGCAAGACCCACAAGTCGGCCATCGAGCTGAATGAGGCGCTGCACGCCCACAACTGAGAACCTGCCCAGGTTTGAAGTGATAAGATCGGGGCTGACGTCGTGTCAGTCCCGATTTTTCATTCCAGGCCCCGCGATCATGTTCCAGCCCTCCCCCTGGCGTGCCGACTTCCCCGCCATCGCCGCCCTGCAACGCCAGCACCAGACCTACCTGGACAGCGCCGCCACCACCCAGAAGCCCCAGGCCCTGCTCGATGCCCTGAGCCACTACTACGGCCATGGCGCGGCCAATGTGCATCGTGCCCAGCACCTACCCGGTGCATTGGCGACCCAGGCCTTCGAGGCCAGCCGCGACAAGGTCGCCGCCTGGCTCAACGCCTCCGACTCCCGGCAGATCGTGTTCACCCATGGCGCCACCTCGGCCCTCAACCTGCTGGCTTATGGAC
Protein-coding regions in this window:
- a CDS encoding peptidase M12; the protein is MNSLIFPRRRAPLDMQQAHALAIAENPRNAGPAPQANRRKRALAVHGKLWRPGRTIWVSFLGSPNRRLKTDIFDLASQWLDQSDANLSLELALDDNPRAQIRVRAHPSLVHNESLVGTDALTARGETMNLNVVPAHPSFEHVVLHEFGHALGAEHEHQHPGANIPWNLPEVLKSVTAIPGWTYQHVMQEMISTRDDVGLIKTDYDPGSVMHYPVPQSFTLGDWEIGLNSELSEKDLAFMRLAYPHD
- the dapC gene encoding succinyldiaminopimelate transaminase — translated: MNHALTQLQPYPFEKLRALLGSVKPAADKRAIALSIGEPKHESPAFVAQAIADNLDKLAVYPSTIGLPALRQAIGQWCERRFGVPAGWLDADRHILPVNGTREALFAFTQAVVNRADDGLVVSPNPFYQIYEGAALLAGATPHYLPCLESNGFNPDFDAVPAEVWKRCQILFLCSPGNPTGALVPMDTLKKLIALADEHDFVIAADECYSELYFDEDAPPPGLLSACAELGRSDFARCVVFHSLSKRSNLPGLRSGFVAGDAKIIKPFLLYRTYHGCAMPVQTQLASVAAWQDEAHVRENRDQYRAKYDAVLDILQPVMDVQRPDGSFYLWAKVPGSDADFTRDLFEAEHVTVVPGSYLSREADGVNPGAGRVRMALVAPLAECIEAAERIRAFLMR
- a CDS encoding Na+/H+ antiporter; its protein translation is MQSAYTVLILLMLVSLSKLVGRVIPLPLPLVQIGAGALLAWPTLGLHVALDPELFLFLFLPPLLFADGWRMPKRELWRIRGPVVALAVGLVLFTVVGAGYFIHWLLPNIPLAVAFALAAVLSPTDAVAVSAITQDRLPTPLMHMLQGEALMNDASGLVTFKFALAAAITGVFSLADASLTFVLVALGGLGVGVVLSWLVGRLRMWMITRGWDDPATHVVFMLLLPFAAYVLAERLGVSGILSAVAAGMMQSWLDLLPRQTSTRLLNRSVWSLLEFAFNGLIFLLLGLQLPDIVKAVVTDEAAVWPTLAWRCLDVVAIFAALILLRFIWVQSIWRAIGVVRRWRGKPELVLLPTARSCWLLTLGGVRGAVTLAGVMSIPLLMGAGKAFPERDLLIFIAAGVILLSLICAVITLPVLLRGVTRSPDDRLRQEVQEAWRRTAEAAIHALEAEEVIDTSAPQDATQATLATELKARLMAEYRDELDSYNDSAEARALAEQMDLLERRLRLRALRAQRLELYNLHRQHLVGDEVVRQVLGELDLSEANLGQVR
- the dapD gene encoding 2,3,4,5-tetrahydropyridine-2,6-dicarboxylate N-succinyltransferase, producing the protein MSTTLFSLAFGVGTQNRQGTWLEVFYAQPVLAPSAELVAAIAPILGYEGGNQAIAFSNAQAAQLAEAVKGVDAAQAALLTRLAESHKPLVATVLAEDGALTSTPEAYLKLHLLSHRLVKPHGVSLAGIFPLLPNVAWTNQGAVDLSELAELQLEARLKGELLEVFSVDKFPKMTDYVVPAGVRIADTARVRLGAYIGEGTTIMHEGFVNFNAGTEGPGMIEGRVSAGVFVGKGSDLGGGCSTMGTLSGGGNIVIKVGEGCLIGANAGIGIPLGDRNTVEAGLYITAGTKVNLLDENNQLVKVVKARDLAGQTDLLFRRNSLNGAVECKTHKSAIELNEALHAHN
- a CDS encoding ArsC family reductase encodes the protein MAYTLYGIKACDTMKKARTWLDEKAVGYAFHDYKTQGIDRDSLNRWCDEHGWEVVLNRAGTTFRKLDDVSKADLDQAKAVELMLAQPSMIKRPVLDLGDRTLVGFKPDLYAAALA